Proteins from a genomic interval of Gordonia sp. SL306:
- a CDS encoding CaiB/BaiF CoA transferase family protein, whose amino-acid sequence MSPSGTGDATAVGPLAGIRVLEVGTMLAGPYATMMLADLGAEVIKIEPRGGDISRQVSDEYFASLNRGKRSVRLDLTAAEGRQSLGELVGTAHALLVNLKPSAIHRLGLTYSSLREFNERIVCVAITGFGLNGGDDPAFDYVVQAATGVAAMTGDPDGPPTLPGYSSADNSTGLTAALGLLAQIISGRGGQIDVSLRDVMLSQLNYHASAYLDAGVRPVRRPHGAHSFYVPAQIFPTAEGHLALFITHDSFWKSFAEEAGVAGFWQMAERAANRDAVIDLVTTALAVDSAVNWQERLRKWGVPAAAVRTLPEALDDTPEAVVAVGQRRAVGCPIHVDGFEPDYTPAPMLGEMSAPTS is encoded by the coding sequence TTGAGTCCCAGTGGTACCGGGGATGCCACGGCTGTCGGTCCGTTGGCCGGTATCCGAGTCCTGGAGGTCGGCACGATGCTGGCCGGCCCCTACGCGACGATGATGCTCGCGGACCTGGGCGCCGAGGTGATCAAGATCGAGCCGCGGGGCGGCGACATCTCCCGGCAGGTGAGTGACGAGTACTTCGCCAGCCTGAACCGGGGAAAGCGCAGTGTGCGTCTGGACCTCACGGCGGCCGAGGGGAGGCAGAGCCTCGGCGAGCTCGTCGGGACCGCGCACGCGCTGCTGGTGAATCTGAAACCGTCGGCGATCCACCGTCTCGGGCTGACGTATTCGTCGTTGCGTGAGTTCAACGAACGCATCGTCTGCGTCGCGATCACCGGCTTCGGACTCAACGGCGGCGACGATCCGGCCTTCGACTACGTGGTGCAGGCGGCGACCGGGGTGGCCGCGATGACCGGTGATCCGGATGGGCCGCCGACACTGCCCGGCTATTCATCTGCCGACAATTCGACGGGACTCACCGCCGCGCTCGGCCTCCTCGCCCAGATCATCTCGGGGCGTGGCGGACAGATCGACGTCTCGCTGCGGGACGTGATGCTGTCACAACTCAACTACCACGCCTCGGCCTACCTCGACGCCGGTGTCCGACCGGTGCGCAGGCCACACGGTGCGCATTCGTTCTACGTACCGGCGCAGATCTTCCCGACCGCCGAGGGACACCTGGCGCTGTTCATCACCCACGATTCGTTCTGGAAGTCGTTTGCCGAGGAAGCGGGTGTCGCCGGGTTCTGGCAGATGGCCGAACGTGCGGCCAATCGTGATGCCGTGATCGATCTGGTCACCACCGCGCTGGCCGTGGATTCCGCCGTGAATTGGCAAGAACGACTGCGCAAGTGGGGTGTACCCGCTGCGGCGGTGCGCACCCTGCCGGAGGCGCTCGACGACACCCCGGAGGCGGTGGTCGCGGTCGGCCAGCGCCGCGCCGTGGGATGTCCGATACACGTGGACGGATTCGAGCCGGACTACACGCCGGCGCCGATGCTCGGTGAGATGAGCGCACCGACGAGCTGA
- a CDS encoding class I adenylate-forming enzyme family protein, translating to MTEAVALAFDDATYTLRHLDELAGGLAAELSATGVRRGSRVALMSSNRPEFVVAVRAIWRLGAAVVLISPAWRTVEVAHALDVAGATHAVGDNAVLADLMAMRDLDETIPRGGAAFAEPDSDDDAVFVFSSGTTGMPKAVRHTHASFGTAVRHWRDALELTDADRIQVLTPPSHILGLLNIVTALDTGVWVRLHRRFDLDTMLRHIEIDRITVEMAVAPIALAIASHPDLESFDLSSLRYIMWGATPVTTSVAEEVTRRTGVGWLPAYGASEVPVIACNPIDGARLDTVGRAVPGVHVRAVDLETGVPSPPGVPGEIVIRSPSLMAGYLPESENDDAFVDGWYRTGDVGVVDADGWIALVDRSKEMIKVRGFQVAPAEIEAVLHGHRAVADCAVFGVDDGVGGERIVAAVRTVAPIEPGDLIDLVGAALASYKRPSAIVFVDDIPRLPSGKVLRRVLRDTVVRDRVLEESHGCTSDK from the coding sequence GTGACGGAGGCAGTGGCCCTCGCCTTCGACGACGCGACCTACACCCTCCGCCACCTCGATGAGCTGGCAGGCGGCCTTGCCGCCGAGCTCTCGGCGACCGGGGTGCGACGCGGCTCGCGAGTCGCCCTGATGTCGTCCAACCGCCCAGAATTCGTAGTGGCCGTGCGTGCCATCTGGCGGCTGGGTGCGGCCGTGGTGCTGATCAGTCCCGCATGGCGAACGGTCGAGGTCGCTCATGCGCTCGACGTGGCGGGCGCCACGCATGCGGTCGGCGACAATGCGGTCCTCGCCGATCTGATGGCGATGCGCGACCTCGACGAGACCATCCCGCGGGGAGGTGCAGCGTTCGCCGAACCGGACTCCGACGACGACGCTGTGTTCGTGTTCAGCTCGGGCACCACCGGAATGCCCAAGGCCGTGCGGCACACCCATGCATCCTTCGGAACCGCTGTCCGGCATTGGCGGGATGCGCTGGAGCTGACCGACGCGGATCGCATCCAGGTGCTCACGCCGCCGTCGCACATCCTCGGCCTCCTCAACATCGTCACCGCACTCGACACGGGCGTCTGGGTTCGCCTGCACCGACGTTTCGACCTCGACACCATGCTCAGGCACATCGAGATCGACCGGATCACCGTCGAGATGGCGGTCGCACCGATCGCCTTGGCGATCGCATCGCACCCGGATCTGGAGAGTTTCGATCTCTCCTCCCTCCGGTACATCATGTGGGGCGCAACGCCTGTGACGACGAGTGTCGCAGAGGAGGTCACCCGACGCACGGGTGTCGGGTGGCTGCCCGCCTACGGTGCCAGCGAAGTCCCGGTGATCGCGTGCAACCCGATCGACGGGGCGCGTCTCGACACGGTGGGGCGTGCGGTCCCGGGCGTGCACGTCCGGGCTGTCGACCTCGAGACCGGGGTGCCGTCACCGCCGGGGGTGCCCGGGGAGATCGTCATTCGGTCGCCGTCGCTGATGGCCGGCTATCTACCCGAATCCGAGAACGACGACGCCTTCGTGGACGGCTGGTACCGCACCGGTGACGTCGGTGTGGTGGACGCCGACGGCTGGATCGCCCTCGTCGATCGGTCGAAGGAGATGATCAAGGTCCGCGGTTTCCAGGTGGCGCCCGCGGAGATCGAAGCGGTGCTGCACGGGCATCGCGCGGTTGCCGACTGCGCGGTGTTCGGCGTCGACGACGGAGTCGGGGGTGAACGCATCGTCGCCGCGGTGCGGACGGTCGCGCCGATCGAACCCGGCGACCTCATCGACCTCGTCGGTGCAGCGCTGGCCAGCTACAAACGGCCGAGCGCGATCGTGTTCGTCGACGACATACCCCGGCTCCCGTCGGGCAAGGTGCTGCGCCGGGTGCTGAGAGACACGGTGGTGAGAGACAGAGTGTTGGAGGAGAGCCATGGATGTACGTCTGACAAGTGA
- a CDS encoding LLM class F420-dependent oxidoreductase: MRVGVMIGPERGDSARKAGRMLKDIEWAESAGMDTAWIPQVPSDFDALVTVTMMATRTSRIELGTAVVPLQAQHPIALARQALSAHAVADGRLALGVGPSHHWIVQDMLGLPYERPARFTRDYLDVLDQALTGPGAVDVENDSFTVHNPLELGPVSPVPVLLAALGPVMLNLAGERTDGTILWMADHRAIADHVVPRITKAADNVGRPAPRVVAGLPVCLCRPSEVDEARERANRILAEAEYSPNYQRLLEQGEARNVGDLCVAGDEEAILEQFRRYADAGVTDLSMRLLPIGDTRDELVASKYRTREVVAELVKELR; encoded by the coding sequence ATGCGCGTCGGAGTGATGATCGGGCCGGAACGGGGCGATTCCGCCCGCAAGGCCGGTCGAATGCTGAAAGACATCGAATGGGCGGAGTCCGCGGGCATGGACACCGCGTGGATTCCGCAGGTGCCGTCCGATTTCGACGCCCTGGTCACCGTCACGATGATGGCGACGCGCACCTCGCGGATCGAACTCGGCACAGCCGTCGTCCCGTTGCAGGCGCAACATCCCATCGCACTGGCGCGCCAGGCCCTGTCCGCGCACGCGGTGGCCGACGGGCGACTCGCGCTCGGAGTGGGGCCGTCTCACCACTGGATCGTGCAGGACATGCTCGGTCTGCCGTACGAGCGACCGGCACGCTTCACCCGTGACTACCTCGACGTCCTGGATCAGGCACTGACCGGGCCGGGGGCCGTCGATGTCGAGAACGACTCGTTCACCGTGCACAACCCGCTCGAACTCGGTCCGGTCAGCCCGGTGCCGGTGCTGCTGGCCGCGCTCGGGCCGGTGATGCTGAATCTGGCGGGTGAACGCACCGACGGCACCATCCTGTGGATGGCAGACCACCGTGCCATCGCCGATCACGTGGTTCCCCGGATCACCAAGGCCGCCGACAACGTCGGCCGTCCGGCTCCACGCGTCGTCGCGGGTCTGCCCGTGTGTCTGTGCCGTCCATCGGAGGTCGACGAGGCGCGTGAGCGCGCGAATCGCATTCTGGCCGAGGCGGAATACTCGCCCAACTATCAGCGTCTACTCGAACAGGGAGAGGCGCGCAACGTCGGCGATCTGTGCGTGGCCGGCGACGAGGAGGCGATCCTCGAGCAGTTCCGTCGTTACGCCGACGCGGGCGTGACCGATCTGTCGATGCGCCTGCTCCCGATCGGTGATACGCGCGACGAACTGGTGGCGTCGAAGTACCGCACCCGCGAGGTGGTCGCCGAGCTGGTGAAGGAACTGCGTTGA
- a CDS encoding ferredoxin--NADP reductase yields the protein MARPPLFQQATVTRVVKETDDARTYVLAPETGPVTYKAGQFCTFRVTVDGEELYRSYSMSSSPETDDELATTVKRVAGGRVSNWILDNVGEGDVIDMSRPAGLFCLTDDTAPILGFSGGSGITPIFSIAKSALATTDRAVRLLCADRDRDAVIFDAGLAELEQRYPGRLSVIRSLDEQNGFLTESAVRDFIGDDVDANFYVCGPEPFMDLVESILPESASIHIERFGAAAALPIAESDEAESTESGGDDLESGAATTTSDTASDDDQGVTGTITIKLGRKKVTVDRQPNETLLESGRRAGLTPPFSCEAGNCATCMAHLDEGTATMRVNDALEDDEIEDGYVLTCQAVPDTETTVVDYEA from the coding sequence GTGGCGAGACCACCACTGTTCCAGCAAGCGACCGTGACCCGGGTCGTCAAGGAGACCGACGACGCGCGTACCTACGTACTCGCTCCGGAGACGGGGCCGGTGACCTACAAGGCGGGACAGTTCTGCACCTTCCGCGTGACCGTCGACGGCGAGGAGCTCTACCGCTCCTACTCCATGTCCAGTTCCCCCGAGACCGATGACGAGCTGGCAACCACTGTCAAGCGGGTGGCGGGCGGACGGGTGTCGAACTGGATCCTCGACAACGTCGGGGAGGGCGATGTCATCGACATGTCACGTCCCGCCGGGCTCTTCTGTCTCACCGACGACACCGCGCCGATCTTGGGTTTCAGTGGCGGCAGCGGGATCACCCCGATATTCTCCATCGCCAAGAGCGCGCTCGCGACAACCGACCGTGCGGTCCGACTGCTCTGCGCCGACCGTGATCGCGACGCCGTCATCTTCGACGCGGGGCTCGCTGAGCTCGAGCAGCGATACCCCGGCAGACTCTCGGTTATCCGCAGCCTCGACGAGCAGAACGGCTTCCTCACCGAATCGGCCGTCCGCGATTTCATCGGCGACGATGTCGACGCGAACTTCTATGTCTGCGGCCCGGAACCCTTCATGGACCTCGTCGAATCGATCCTGCCCGAGTCCGCATCCATCCACATCGAACGCTTCGGCGCCGCTGCGGCCCTGCCGATCGCTGAGTCCGACGAGGCGGAATCGACCGAATCGGGAGGCGACGACCTCGAATCCGGTGCAGCGACCACGACGTCCGACACGGCATCCGACGACGATCAGGGCGTCACCGGCACGATCACAATCAAACTCGGCCGCAAGAAGGTCACTGTCGACCGCCAACCGAACGAGACCTTGCTGGAGTCGGGGCGGCGGGCCGGTCTGACGCCACCGTTCTCGTGCGAAGCGGGCAACTGTGCCACCTGCATGGCCCACCTCGACGAGGGCACCGCCACGATGCGGGTCAACGACGCCCTCGAGGACGACGAGATCGAGGACGGTTACGTTCTCACCTGCCAGGCCGTACCCGACACGGAGACAACGGTCGTCGACTACGAGGCCTGA